A window from Pyrococcus kukulkanii encodes these proteins:
- a CDS encoding hydrogenase, which yields MFGYWDALYFVLVFIIGLILAYLLERWAKSAGMGTREVGDGTKIFISGEDPEKTIPGFEHLEGFHTGKNTMWGLINGAKRFFATLRADHTGLLTDYVSYLLMTTAFILVVILLRG from the coding sequence GTGTTTGGTTATTGGGATGCCCTTTACTTCGTCCTCGTCTTTATCATCGGTCTAATCCTTGCCTACCTCCTTGAGAGATGGGCAAAAAGTGCTGGAATGGGCACAAGGGAAGTTGGGGATGGTACAAAGATATTCATAAGCGGTGAAGATCCGGAGAAGACAATTCCAGGATTTGAGCACCTTGAAGGCTTCCATACAGGAAAGAACACCATGTGGGGTCTAATAAATGGAGCAAAGAGGTTCTTTGCTACCCTTAGGGCCGACCATACTGGATTGCTAACGGACTACGTTAGTTACCTCCTAATGACCACGGCATTCATACTTGTCGTGATACTGCTTAGGGGGTGA
- a CDS encoding proton-conducting transporter transmembrane domain-containing protein, with protein sequence MTWLPFLIIIPLFGAFSMPIVSLLKGKAKEVWATIVSFATLMVGIQVFREVWSKGTLLYTLGARNPFGKADFPIRIVWEVDKFGAIMVLIITFVSFLAVLYSIEYMKHDTGLEKFYTLILILELGMLGIVITGDIFNFYVFLEIMSIASYALVAFRNDTWEAIEAGIKYMFVGSLASSFILLGVALLYGQYGTLTMGYLAVKMAENPTIVAKVALALFLGGLLFKSGASPVHMWLADAHPAAPSSISAMLSGLVIKAGGVYAMARIIFSVFWPALNPVTVGWIIIFFACITLIVGNAMAVVQEDMKRLLAYSSVGQIGYILLGLGIGIVAYGTKIGEIALAGAIYHVVNHAIMKALLFLVAGAIIHEIGTRNLNELSGLAKTMPKTSFAFLIGAAAIVGMPPLNGFASKWLIYESSALFNPILGAIAIIGTAFCTAAYVRVLFTFFGRPSEKVLNAKDPGISMLLPMLILVLAIIVMGLFPWQISDKFMIPAARGLWDVLGYVATLMGGG encoded by the coding sequence ATGACGTGGTTACCGTTCCTAATAATCATTCCGTTATTTGGAGCATTTTCAATGCCAATCGTGAGCTTGCTAAAGGGAAAGGCTAAGGAGGTATGGGCCACAATAGTGAGCTTTGCCACCCTTATGGTTGGCATTCAAGTGTTTAGGGAGGTATGGAGCAAGGGGACGCTTCTCTATACACTAGGGGCTAGGAACCCCTTCGGCAAGGCAGATTTCCCGATTAGGATCGTTTGGGAGGTTGATAAGTTCGGGGCGATAATGGTTCTCATAATAACGTTTGTGAGCTTTCTCGCGGTTCTATACTCAATAGAATACATGAAGCATGACACGGGTCTTGAGAAGTTTTACACCTTAATCCTAATACTTGAACTTGGGATGCTTGGCATAGTGATAACAGGAGATATATTTAATTTCTACGTATTCCTTGAAATAATGAGCATAGCCAGTTATGCCTTAGTCGCCTTCAGGAACGACACTTGGGAGGCCATTGAAGCAGGCATAAAGTATATGTTCGTAGGTTCCCTCGCCAGCTCCTTCATTCTGCTTGGTGTAGCACTTCTCTATGGTCAGTATGGAACGCTAACCATGGGCTACTTGGCCGTCAAGATGGCTGAGAATCCAACAATAGTTGCCAAGGTAGCCTTAGCTTTATTCCTTGGGGGGCTGTTGTTCAAGAGTGGTGCCTCCCCAGTTCACATGTGGCTTGCAGATGCCCACCCAGCTGCTCCGAGCTCGATCTCAGCAATGCTTTCAGGTCTCGTGATTAAGGCCGGTGGAGTATATGCAATGGCAAGGATAATCTTCAGCGTATTCTGGCCAGCCCTCAATCCGGTAACCGTTGGATGGATAATAATATTCTTTGCTTGCATAACGCTCATAGTAGGAAACGCCATGGCAGTTGTGCAGGAAGACATGAAAAGGTTACTTGCATATTCATCGGTGGGTCAGATAGGTTACATCCTCCTCGGTTTGGGTATAGGAATAGTCGCTTATGGGACAAAAATTGGAGAGATTGCCCTGGCTGGAGCAATTTATCACGTGGTTAACCATGCGATAATGAAAGCCCTTCTCTTCCTTGTTGCTGGAGCAATAATCCATGAAATTGGAACAAGGAACCTCAACGAACTGAGCGGACTGGCAAAGACAATGCCGAAAACCTCATTTGCATTCCTAATTGGTGCTGCAGCAATAGTTGGTATGCCACCACTAAACGGCTTCGCGAGTAAGTGGTTGATCTACGAGAGCTCAGCATTGTTCAATCCAATACTTGGTGCTATAGCAATAATAGGAACTGCATTCTGTACCGCGGCTTACGTAAGAGTCCTCTTCACGTTCTTTGGAAGGCCAAGCGAGAAGGTACTCAACGCCAAGGATCCTGGAATTTCAATGTTGCTTCCCATGCTCATCCTAGTATTGGCAATAATAGTTATGGGACTTTTCCCATGGCAGATAAGTGACAAGTTTATGATTCCTGCAGCGAGAGGTCTTTGGGATGTTCTCGGTTATGTTGCAACCCTGATGGGAGGTGGTTAA
- a CDS encoding NADH-quinone oxidoreductase subunit K, whose protein sequence is MIALQYLTALIMIALGIYAFLYKRNLIKLILALDLIDSGIHLLLISEGYRMENGLPPTAPVYTGYEGGAMVAPIPQALVLTSIVIGVCVLSLAVALAINAYRHYGTLDVTKLRRLRG, encoded by the coding sequence GTGATAGCCCTTCAATATCTCACAGCCTTAATAATGATAGCCCTCGGAATATATGCCTTCCTATACAAGCGCAACCTTATCAAGCTGATACTTGCTCTGGATCTCATTGACTCGGGAATTCACCTCCTTCTCATCAGCGAAGGATACAGGATGGAAAATGGCCTCCCACCAACCGCCCCAGTCTATACTGGATATGAAGGCGGGGCAATGGTTGCGCCGATTCCTCAGGCATTAGTTCTGACGAGCATAGTCATTGGAGTTTGTGTCCTTTCCTTGGCTGTTGCATTGGCTATTAACGCTTATAGACACTACGGAACGCTTGATGTAACAAAGCTCAGGAGGTTGAGGGGATGA
- a CDS encoding Na(+)/H(+) antiporter subunit B, which yields MNDMGLIVRTLARATIPLIGIFGAYIVSHGHLTPGGGFQGGATIAGAGILFLIAFGLEEAKKRINKNLYSALEGIGGLVFLGAAMLGLSVAFFYNLLWHKGPILNGHPGSLLSAGYLPIMNLAVGLKVFTGLVSALMAIALYRRWQK from the coding sequence ATGAATGACATGGGACTCATTGTAAGGACGCTTGCGAGGGCTACAATACCTCTTATAGGGATATTCGGAGCTTACATTGTTTCACACGGCCATCTTACACCTGGTGGTGGTTTCCAGGGGGGAGCTACAATAGCTGGAGCTGGAATACTCTTCCTTATCGCCTTTGGTCTTGAGGAGGCTAAGAAGAGGATAAATAAGAACCTGTATTCTGCCCTCGAGGGAATCGGTGGGCTTGTGTTCCTTGGGGCGGCAATGCTTGGTCTGAGTGTAGCCTTCTTCTACAACCTCCTCTGGCATAAAGGACCTATCCTCAACGGTCATCCTGGATCTCTCCTCTCGGCAGGTTACCTCCCGATAATGAACCTTGCCGTTGGTCTAAAGGTGTTCACAGGCCTTGTTTCAGCACTCATGGCAATAGCCCTCTACAGGAGGTGGCAGAAGTGA
- the mbhE gene encoding hydrogen gas-evolving membrane-bound hydrogenase subunit E, with product MKKALAFLSLLVIFAALLLATHPDYGIKFGLSGKDWLKYRYTDQYYIEHGIEEVGGTNIVTDIVFDYRGYDTLGEATVLFTAIAGAIALLRPWRRDENE from the coding sequence ATGAAGAAGGCACTGGCATTTCTCTCGTTACTCGTGATCTTTGCGGCTCTTCTTCTTGCGACACATCCTGATTATGGGATAAAGTTTGGCCTTAGTGGCAAGGACTGGCTCAAGTATCGCTACACTGATCAATACTACATAGAGCACGGTATTGAAGAGGTTGGAGGAACAAACATCGTAACTGACATAGTATTTGACTATCGTGGCTATGATACGCTTGGTGAAGCCACGGTTCTGTTCACGGCCATAGCTGGTGCCATAGCACTGTTAAGACCCTGGAGGAGGGATGAGAATGAATGA
- a CDS encoding hydrogenase subunit MbhD domain-containing protein, whose protein sequence is MNPATLDMIIQVIILVSIIVTSVLIITLRDLLSAALASAAMSLLLSLEFYMLHAPDVAIAEAAVGAGVVTAVVVYAIAKTERWEREAP, encoded by the coding sequence ATGAACCCTGCAACTCTTGACATGATAATCCAGGTGATAATATTGGTAAGTATTATAGTGACCTCTGTCCTCATCATAACCCTTCGCGATCTCCTCTCGGCTGCTCTCGCCTCAGCTGCCATGAGCTTACTCCTCAGTCTTGAGTTCTATATGCTTCACGCTCCTGACGTAGCTATAGCTGAGGCTGCTGTTGGTGCGGGTGTCGTTACGGCTGTTGTGGTTTATGCGATAGCCAAGACGGAAAGATGGGAGCGTGAGGCCCCATGA
- the mnhG gene encoding monovalent cation/H(+) antiporter subunit G gives MIEYVIYSFLTISIVFNFLGSIALHRFPDVYTRLHGATKCTTFGTIFAVLAVVVHALDMLHRTGNPKYLQMAFHSVVALIALLLTNPTGAHAIAKAAHLSGYLPKRAVVDAYLLKRKEGEKNEPCNS, from the coding sequence GTGATAGAGTACGTGATCTATAGTTTCCTCACAATTAGCATTGTCTTTAATTTCCTAGGGAGCATAGCACTTCACCGCTTTCCTGACGTCTACACAAGGCTTCATGGAGCGACGAAGTGCACCACCTTTGGCACGATATTTGCTGTTCTGGCCGTCGTTGTCCATGCTCTTGACATGCTTCATAGAACGGGGAATCCTAAGTACCTTCAGATGGCCTTTCACAGTGTCGTTGCCCTTATAGCTCTCCTACTAACGAATCCAACAGGTGCTCACGCCATCGCTAAGGCGGCCCACTTGAGTGGATATTTGCCGAAGAGGGCTGTTGTTGATGCATACCTCTTGAAGAGGAAGGAGGGGGAGAAAAATGAACCCTGCAACTCTTGA
- a CDS encoding cation:proton antiporter: MIFFYAALLVGVAALLAVARLILGPSVPDRVVALDTLNTLVVAAMVLLGAAYSRTIYIDIAIVYALLSYIGTLVIARYLQGGLM, encoded by the coding sequence ATGATATTCTTTTACGCTGCACTCCTAGTGGGAGTAGCGGCTCTCTTGGCTGTGGCTAGACTCATCCTTGGCCCTAGCGTTCCAGACAGGGTCGTGGCCCTTGACACGCTCAACACCTTAGTAGTTGCTGCGATGGTTCTCTTAGGAGCTGCTTACAGCAGAACCATTTACATCGACATAGCTATTGTTTATGCCTTGCTAAGTTATATTGGAACGCTAGTTATAGCTAGATACCTCCAGGGGGGATTAATGTGA
- a CDS encoding monovalent cation/H+ antiporter subunit E, with product MSFIAAFVWSYIFWLVLTVGSKGLLWSTQELIAGLIFSTIVGYATRGIIGDRAIRFLNPMKWILAVAYTPVLFWGMVKANFDVAYRVITGKIRPGIVRVPVNLENDAQYAILSNSITLTPGTLTVDACPEEKVLYVHWINIPKGLEWPENSEPVSGPFEKWARRLGE from the coding sequence TTGTCGTTTATCGCAGCCTTTGTTTGGTCTTATATCTTCTGGCTTGTCCTCACCGTGGGCAGTAAAGGATTACTGTGGAGTACGCAGGAACTTATAGCTGGTCTAATATTCTCGACTATCGTGGGCTACGCGACGAGGGGAATAATAGGAGATAGGGCGATAAGATTCCTAAATCCTATGAAGTGGATCCTTGCGGTAGCCTATACTCCTGTGCTTTTCTGGGGCATGGTCAAAGCAAACTTTGACGTTGCCTATAGGGTGATAACAGGAAAGATAAGGCCGGGCATAGTCAGAGTTCCAGTCAACCTTGAAAACGACGCTCAGTATGCAATTCTTAGCAATTCAATAACCCTAACGCCGGGAACCCTAACGGTGGATGCCTGTCCCGAAGAGAAGGTTCTCTACGTTCACTGGATAAATATTCCTAAAGGTCTTGAGTGGCCCGAGAACTCAGAACCTGTTTCAGGCCCATTCGAAAAATGGGCAAGGAGGTTGGGAGAATGA